From the genome of Nocardia sp. NBC_01503, one region includes:
- a CDS encoding MmgE/PrpD family protein → MSESTVVQRLAEFAYTAGINGVGAELRADAARRVLDVLGNSLAALRTPPAVAVRTLVDEWGGRPQATALGLPGGLPEASAALLGGTLAHAMDFDDTHLPSVLHPSASVVPAALAVAESRNVSGPRLLDAVGVGIEITIRLGIAGYDAALGNSIFFERGLHATAICGTVGAAAAAAVLSGLDANGIAHAMGIAASMGSGLLEANRTGGTVKRVHCGWAAHGGVTAAGLARTGMTGPPTVIEGRFGLLQAFCGDRADIDAICRGLGEHWELPGVFFKPYPCNHFTHAGIDAALRLRAQGIDPDDIAELELGAPTAALRTIGFPAEVKARPESGYHAAFSGPYTVAAALLGGGGLGLFHEDFTDTAARDPKRLALAARVHCIPDPHCDSIFPHQFPAVLTARLRTGQMRTERVEVNRGGPGNPLSAEELATKFRLNAASALTPAEADQVTDHVYRLVDAPDLTALLMSLKSWSPTKSTPG, encoded by the coding sequence ATGAGCGAATCGACGGTGGTACAGCGGCTGGCCGAGTTCGCCTACACCGCCGGAATCAACGGGGTGGGTGCGGAGTTGCGGGCCGACGCGGCGCGGCGGGTGCTCGATGTGCTCGGCAATAGTCTTGCCGCACTGCGTACTCCGCCCGCCGTCGCGGTTCGCACCCTGGTGGATGAGTGGGGTGGGCGGCCGCAGGCGACGGCCCTCGGCCTGCCGGGCGGGCTACCCGAGGCCAGTGCCGCGCTGCTCGGCGGAACACTCGCGCACGCAATGGATTTCGACGACACACATCTGCCGTCGGTGCTGCACCCTTCGGCCTCCGTGGTGCCCGCCGCCCTGGCGGTCGCCGAATCCCGCAATGTCAGTGGACCGCGGTTGCTGGATGCGGTCGGCGTCGGAATCGAGATCACCATCCGCCTCGGAATAGCTGGATACGATGCCGCGCTGGGCAATTCGATCTTCTTCGAGCGCGGTCTGCATGCCACGGCCATTTGCGGAACGGTCGGCGCGGCCGCGGCCGCCGCTGTGCTCTCCGGTCTCGACGCGAACGGGATCGCCCATGCCATGGGGATCGCGGCCAGTATGGGTTCGGGTCTGCTGGAGGCCAATCGCACCGGTGGCACCGTCAAACGCGTGCACTGCGGCTGGGCGGCGCACGGCGGGGTGACCGCGGCCGGTCTCGCTCGCACCGGGATGACCGGTCCGCCTACCGTGATCGAGGGAAGATTCGGTCTGCTGCAGGCGTTTTGCGGTGACAGGGCCGATATCGACGCCATCTGCCGGGGCCTCGGCGAGCATTGGGAGTTGCCGGGCGTGTTCTTCAAGCCCTACCCCTGCAATCATTTCACCCACGCCGGTATCGACGCCGCGCTGCGACTGCGCGCACAGGGCATCGATCCGGACGATATCGCCGAATTGGAGTTGGGCGCGCCGACGGCAGCCTTGCGCACCATAGGTTTTCCCGCCGAGGTCAAGGCCCGCCCGGAATCCGGTTATCACGCCGCGTTCTCCGGCCCGTACACCGTCGCTGCCGCACTGCTCGGCGGTGGCGGCCTGGGACTGTTCCACGAGGATTTCACCGACACCGCTGCCCGTGATCCGAAGCGCCTCGCCCTGGCCGCGCGGGTGCACTGCATCCCGGATCCGCACTGCGACAGCATCTTTCCGCATCAGTTCCCGGCGGTACTCACCGCGCGCCTACGTACGGGCCAGATGCGTACCGAGCGGGTGGAGGTGAACCGCGGCGGCCCGGGCAACCCGCTCTCCGCCGAGGAGCTTGCCACCAAGTTCCGCCTCAACGCCGCGTCCGCACTGACTCCGGCCGAGGCCGATCAGGTCACCGATCACGTCTATCGACTGGTCGATGCGCCCGACCTGACGGCGTTGCTGATGAGCTTGAAGTCGTGGAGCCCGACCAAAAGCACGCCGGGGTGA
- a CDS encoding helix-turn-helix domain-containing protein gives MSVVGDRVKNARKRAGMTQRGLADASGVSLSQLRKIEQGDYDPRLETLRAFAVAMNLRTSALQATPDYEIPDSDTEAQWQPVMHALYGNIAQPDEPATSEGLQAMLDTVQTMISADRYREVTVLLPNLIRDMDSLADARGVKFKTLNMVASLLAQTRQFEAADIVLGRAVDVAETHVEAATAIDTLLWALLRQGRLDDARSLAVQWADDIEPRFSRATLQSVGMWGRLWLKIANAAIRDNQPHEVEDALSLARAAAARIGHDVYVERLLGRTFGPLEVSYISAESHVIAHEPEKTLAIASKVPAPTIEPAGASRMRHKLDVANAFTQMGRYGEALDEFRIVRRTAPEWLVQQRYARDILGTIVSKRRTLTPDMRELANVIKLEY, from the coding sequence ATGAGTGTGGTTGGTGATCGGGTGAAGAATGCCCGCAAGCGGGCAGGCATGACGCAGCGAGGGCTTGCCGACGCCTCCGGCGTCTCACTGTCGCAGCTTCGAAAGATTGAACAAGGCGACTACGATCCCCGCCTGGAAACGTTGCGTGCCTTCGCAGTCGCCATGAACCTGCGTACTTCCGCCCTACAGGCCACGCCGGACTACGAAATTCCTGACAGCGACACCGAGGCCCAGTGGCAGCCCGTCATGCACGCCCTGTATGGCAATATTGCCCAACCTGACGAACCGGCCACCTCCGAGGGCCTTCAGGCGATGCTCGACACCGTGCAGACGATGATCAGCGCCGACCGGTACCGCGAAGTGACGGTGTTGCTGCCCAACCTGATTCGCGATATGGACAGCCTCGCCGATGCACGCGGCGTGAAGTTCAAAACGCTGAACATGGTCGCCTCCTTGTTGGCGCAGACCAGGCAATTCGAGGCCGCTGACATCGTCCTCGGCCGTGCTGTCGACGTCGCTGAGACTCATGTCGAGGCGGCAACGGCGATCGACACTCTGTTGTGGGCGCTGCTTCGGCAGGGTCGTTTGGACGACGCCCGATCGTTGGCCGTGCAGTGGGCAGACGACATCGAACCGCGATTCTCCCGTGCCACCCTGCAATCGGTCGGGATGTGGGGTCGGTTGTGGTTGAAGATCGCCAATGCCGCCATCCGGGACAACCAGCCGCACGAGGTGGAGGATGCGCTCTCTCTGGCCCGCGCAGCGGCGGCCCGCATCGGTCACGATGTGTACGTGGAGCGGCTGTTGGGCCGTACCTTCGGCCCACTCGAGGTGTCCTACATCAGTGCTGAATCGCATGTGATCGCCCACGAGCCGGAGAAGACGCTCGCGATCGCGTCCAAGGTTCCGGCACCGACGATCGAACCGGCGGGTGCCAGCAGGATGAGGCACAAGCTCGATGTCGCCAATGCGTTCACGCAGATGGGTCGATATGGCGAGGCGCTGGATGAGTTTCGCATCGTGCGGCGGACAGCGCCGGAATGGCTTGTACAGCAACGGTATGCGCGCGACATTCTCGGAACGATTGTGAGCAAACGGCGCACGTTGACGCCGGACATGCGGGAGTTGGCGAACGTCATCAAACTCGAATACTGA